A single window of Hemibagrus wyckioides isolate EC202008001 linkage group LG28, SWU_Hwy_1.0, whole genome shotgun sequence DNA harbors:
- the tbx16l gene encoding T-box transcription factor TBX6L produces MYVHEDYPYPLNPLTKSYGCYPQGQMNSGCQASCSEAELMSLPVHASLQGRELWEKFNSVGTEMLITKTGRRMFPSCRVTVMGLNPKVKYVLMMDMVPFDNNKYKWNGDLWEVSGKSDPHLPNRFFIHPDSPALGERWMQYPISFHKLKLTNNTLNSKGLVVLHSMHKYQPRLHIVQAPDPCGGHSGGYLRFTFPEAAFIAVTSYQNQEITKLKIDNNPFAKGFRDNGLSRKRFRDKDMSQRSVSGQQPNRTQNQQAIQLDEDEDEQVSSSVESTGAVRLPDIKTTSVSVSNPFLSAFKCGSAGLACSQEGLDQSISHQSQYILNKNRDSRRPDDNLQYTCASLPEALSSRIPMPQQQPCHSPDIQPPGVHQIYSTQANLQQPLRLPPKLSRMQLPESVFRSLDTNPKPLSDIFNTIRARMVAKDSQINPLHDQTASGSNREAKAMIFPAVQDCGAAFCAEQYTGLTTEWPAFNGNTEQSSNEPKSVAFSQLGEYSGERFAGK; encoded by the exons ATGTATGTCCACGAGGACTACCCTTATCCACTTAATCCACTGACCAAGAGTTATGGATGCTATCCACAAG GACAGATGAATTCGGGTTGCCAGGCAAGCTGTAGTGAAGCAGAGTTGATGTCACTTCCAGTTCATGCATCGCTGCAGGGCAGAGAATTGTGGGAGAAATTTAACAGCGTTGGCACTGAGATGCTCATCACTAAAACGGGCAG ACGCATGTTTCCCAGCTGCAGAGTCACAGTCATGGGGCTGAACCCCAAAGTCAAGTATGTGCTGATGATGGACATGGTGCCGTTTGATAATAACAAGTACAAG TGGAACGGGGATCTCTGGGAGGTGAGCGGCAAGTCCGATCCCCACCTTCCGAACCGCTTCTTCATCCATCCAGACTCACCCGCTTTGGGAGAAAGGTGGATGCAGTATCCTATCTCCTTCCATAAACTCAAGCTCACCAACAATACACTCAACTCTAAAGGCCTG GTGGTGCTTCATTCCATGCACAAATACCAGCCTCGTCTACATATAGTACAGGCTCCAGACCCGTGTGGAGGCCACAGTGGCGGATACCTACGATTTACCTTCCCAGAGGCAGCCTTCATAGCAGTCACATCCTACCAGAACCAAGAG ATCACCAAGCTGAAGATCGACAACAACCCCTTCGCCAAAGGCTTTCGTGACAACGGACTCAGCAGGAAGAG GTTTAGAGACAAGGATATGAGTCAGAGGTCAGTTTCAGGGCAGCAACCAAACAGGACACAAAATCAGCAAG CAATTCAGCTGGAcgaagatgaagatgaacaaGTGTCCAGCTCAGTGGAGTCCACTGGTGCAGTGCGTCTGCCGGACATTAAGACCACATCCGTGTCCGTCTCCAACCCTTTCTTATCAGCCTTTAAGTGTGGAAGTGCTGGATTAGCCTGTAGCCAGGAAGGACTGGACCAGTCCATTTCCCATCAATCCCAGTATATACTCAACAAGAACAGAGACTCCAGGAG GCCTGATGACAATCTCCAGTACACGTGTGCCTCTTTGCCAGAAGCTCTCAGCAGCCGAATCCCGATGCCCCAGCAGCAGCCATGTCACAGCCCGGACATCCAGCCCCCAGGCGTACACCAGATTTACTCGACCCAAGCCAATCTCCAGCAGCCCCTCCGCCTGCCGCCCAAACTCAGCCGAATGCAGCTGCCTGAAAGTGTCTTTAGGAGCCTGGATACGAATCCAAAGCCACTGTCTGACATTTTCAACACAATCCGGGCACGCATGGTTGCCAAAGATTCACAAATTAATCCCCTGCACGACCAGACTGCCTCAGGCTCGAACAGGGAAGCAAAAGCCATGATTTTCCCAGCTGTCCAGGACTGCGGAGCGGCATTTTGCGCTGAGCAATACACTGGCCTTACAACAGAGTGGCCTGCGTTCAATGGAAACACAGAGCAGAGCAGCAATGAGCCCAAATCGGTGGCATTTTCACAGCTGGGGGAATACTCTGGAGAAAGGTTTGCTGGGAAATAA